From a region of the Thiomicrorhabdus sp. genome:
- a CDS encoding CsoS2 family carboxysome shell protein, with amino-acid sequence MSATTNNTTSGRSQAMAHRKSRVSGGNKAPAVPTRTKRAPSTPVEAIAEPVQAPLQTVGQPSSRRPVRPSQPVVVAEGREAAKQKRKQMMSGKATSSKPQSQAKAREKKKPEPIIEPRERTESKASRAEASGRRNPVKSTQVADNSGRKMSKARRKALTKGKSGESAYKTKAGQAGSLAKLSNPDASTRDIARSVRAERCTKGKSGCSSSTESSVKRQSRKPRSNNAPEKVGISETLSGQEVSGTQVGQGQLTGAETGACQLVSGTEYLGTEEFKAHCSESPKASPSKVTMTQTTRGQTISGNRMGQDQAVTGNRQGQCSGITGTEYLPADQSALFCSDQAGQASTTKTGFSINPGPSVKGAKKPLEAAIESVSKVSGGNEYPAMSGSIQPSSGSNTGGPKKVVMSNTFAGNTTTGTQVGRTQEVTGDERGYCKSVTGTGYQGKEEVETICQTSAPETTPQKVNVSGTFAGQTITGDRSGGNSNITGGEAGRCKAVSGTPYMGKESFANSCSTDEQAAAQKKTAPIDRQFGHALTGVQPGPQGLTGAQKGACELVSGTHYQGADQMSTMCQTANAANPGESDFPVMMGQAPAVDMSQPLPTAEPVAPASRITGDGWDRGSKVTGTDGPFATQRNPSIKGGAMQAPMGAANFRPETMEPVPQSPITGSSGNTGEGAKVTLTGGARA; translated from the coding sequence ATGAGTGCAACGACAAACAACACAACTAGTGGACGCTCGCAAGCTATGGCACATCGTAAATCAAGAGTTTCTGGTGGCAATAAAGCACCAGCAGTTCCAACCCGAACTAAGCGTGCTCCAAGTACGCCAGTAGAAGCAATTGCCGAGCCTGTTCAGGCTCCATTGCAGACGGTTGGACAGCCTTCAAGCCGAAGACCTGTTCGTCCTTCTCAGCCAGTAGTGGTTGCAGAAGGAAGAGAGGCCGCTAAGCAAAAAAGGAAGCAAATGATGAGCGGTAAAGCGACGAGCTCAAAGCCTCAATCACAAGCTAAGGCAAGGGAAAAGAAAAAACCTGAGCCGATTATTGAACCTCGCGAACGTACTGAGTCAAAAGCGAGCCGAGCAGAGGCTTCTGGACGTAGAAACCCTGTTAAATCAACGCAAGTTGCGGATAACAGTGGTCGAAAAATGTCTAAAGCAAGACGTAAGGCATTGACTAAGGGTAAGTCTGGTGAATCAGCTTACAAAACAAAAGCAGGTCAAGCGGGTTCTTTAGCCAAGCTAAGTAACCCAGATGCCTCAACCCGAGATATTGCACGTTCAGTGAGAGCCGAACGTTGTACTAAAGGTAAATCTGGTTGTAGTAGCTCTACTGAGAGCTCAGTTAAACGTCAGAGTCGTAAACCACGCTCTAACAACGCACCTGAAAAGGTTGGTATTTCTGAAACCTTAAGTGGTCAAGAAGTATCAGGTACTCAGGTAGGCCAAGGTCAATTAACTGGGGCTGAAACAGGGGCATGTCAATTGGTAAGTGGAACGGAATATTTAGGAACGGAAGAGTTTAAAGCACATTGCTCTGAAAGCCCTAAAGCATCACCATCCAAAGTAACCATGACGCAAACAACTCGTGGTCAGACGATTAGTGGTAACAGAATGGGTCAAGACCAAGCTGTAACTGGTAATCGTCAAGGTCAATGTTCTGGTATCACTGGTACTGAATATTTACCTGCGGATCAAAGTGCTCTGTTTTGCTCAGATCAAGCTGGTCAGGCAAGTACAACAAAAACTGGGTTTAGCATTAACCCAGGCCCTTCAGTTAAGGGTGCAAAAAAGCCTTTAGAGGCAGCGATTGAAAGTGTTTCTAAAGTGAGCGGCGGCAACGAATATCCTGCAATGTCAGGTTCTATTCAGCCAAGTTCAGGTAGTAACACAGGTGGGCCTAAAAAAGTAGTGATGTCTAATACCTTCGCAGGGAATACGACAACAGGTACTCAAGTAGGGCGTACACAAGAAGTAACTGGTGATGAACGTGGTTATTGCAAATCAGTAACGGGTACAGGTTATCAAGGTAAAGAGGAAGTTGAAACAATTTGTCAGACTTCAGCTCCTGAAACCACACCTCAAAAGGTGAATGTATCGGGTACCTTTGCAGGACAAACTATTACTGGTGACCGTAGTGGAGGCAATAGCAATATTACAGGTGGAGAAGCGGGTCGTTGTAAAGCGGTAAGTGGAACACCTTATATGGGAAAAGAGTCGTTTGCTAACAGTTGTTCAACAGATGAACAAGCTGCAGCTCAAAAAAAAACCGCTCCTATTGACCGCCAGTTTGGTCATGCATTAACCGGTGTACAGCCTGGACCACAAGGTTTAACAGGTGCACAAAAAGGCGCATGCGAATTAGTATCAGGTACGCATTATCAAGGTGCTGATCAAATGAGCACAATGTGTCAAACGGCAAATGCAGCAAACCCTGGAGAATCGGATTTTCCGGTAATGATGGGGCAAGCTCCTGCTGTCGATATGTCACAACCTTTACCAACTGCTGAGCCAGTTGCACCGGCAAGCAGAATCACTGGTGATGGTTGGGATAGAGGTTCTAAAGTAACGGGTACCGATGGACCTTTTGCAACGCAGCGTAACCCTTCAATTAAAGGGGGGGCAATGCAAGCTCCAATGGGTGCAGCAAACTTTAGACCTGAAACCATGGAACCTGTTCCGCAGAGTCCAATTACAGGATCTTCGGGTAACACAGGGGAAGGTGCAAAGGTGACTTTGACTGGCGGAGCCAGAGCATAG
- a CDS encoding RidA family protein, producing the protein MREVIATENAPQAIGTYSQAVRIGNTVYLSGQIALIPETMELKEGDISERIHQVFKNLSAVCEAAGGSLQDIAKLNIFLTDMSHFATVNEIMAEYFQQPYPARAAVAVKQLPKDTDVEMDGVMALSSY; encoded by the coding sequence ATGCGCGAAGTTATAGCCACAGAAAACGCCCCCCAAGCCATTGGAACTTACTCTCAAGCGGTGAGAATTGGTAATACCGTTTACCTTTCAGGCCAGATTGCTTTAATTCCTGAAACCATGGAATTAAAAGAAGGTGATATTTCAGAACGCATTCATCAGGTGTTTAAAAACTTAAGTGCAGTTTGTGAAGCGGCGGGCGGATCTTTACAAGATATAGCAAAGTTAAATATCTTCTTAACAGACATGAGTCACTTTGCAACAGTCAATGAGATTATGGCAGAGTACTTTCAACAGCCTTACCCTGCACGTGCAGCCGTTGCGGTAAAACAACTGCCTAAAGATACCGATGTTGAAATGGATGGTGTTATGGCTTTATCTTCATACTAA
- a CDS encoding Fur family transcriptional regulator has product MDDFICKAHSQCQKHAKKLTPVREKVLHILHQRQHPSSAYEILSDYQQTEQSGAQPMTIYRALTFLESVGLVHRLASTSQYVVCEHIGRPHHGPAHFFMCDTCGDIEERMMEEAMWQGIQAQAKQLSFKVTQPGIEIHGICKGCQTH; this is encoded by the coding sequence ATGGATGATTTTATTTGCAAAGCACACTCTCAATGCCAAAAGCATGCCAAAAAGCTCACGCCAGTGCGAGAAAAAGTGCTCCATATCTTGCACCAACGGCAACATCCATCAAGTGCTTATGAGATTCTTAGTGACTACCAACAAACTGAACAAAGTGGCGCACAACCTATGACAATTTATCGTGCATTAACTTTTTTAGAGTCTGTTGGCTTGGTTCATCGTTTGGCTTCTACCAGTCAATATGTGGTTTGCGAGCACATTGGAAGACCGCATCATGGGCCTGCACATTTTTTTATGTGCGACACTTGTGGCGATATTGAAGAGCGCATGATGGAGGAGGCAATGTGGCAAGGTATTCAAGCTCAGGCTAAGCAGTTAAGTTTTAAAGTGACCCAGCCTGGTATTGAGATTCACGGCATCTGCAAGGGATGCCAAACGCATTGA
- a CDS encoding ribulose bisphosphate carboxylase small subunit, whose translation MSNLQTDDYRTKYTLETFSFLPDMNADEIYDQIVYIINQGWTPALEHEEPAKAARHYWGMWKLPFFGMRDPNQVLAEIEACRQAYPDHLIRVIGYDNYTQCQGHNFVVYRPRGM comes from the coding sequence ATGAGTAACTTACAGACTGATGATTATCGTACTAAGTATACGCTTGAGACCTTTTCATTTCTTCCGGACATGAATGCCGATGAAATTTATGACCAAATTGTATACATCATCAACCAAGGTTGGACACCAGCTCTAGAGCACGAAGAACCAGCTAAAGCAGCTCGCCATTACTGGGGTATGTGGAAGCTACCATTCTTTGGTATGCGTGATCCAAACCAAGTATTAGCAGAGATTGAGGCTTGTCGTCAGGCCTACCCTGATCACTTAATTCGTGTAATTGGTTATGACAATTACACTCAGTGTCAGGGACACAACTTTGTGGTATATCGCCCAAGAGGCATGTAA
- a CDS encoding form I ribulose bisphosphate carboxylase large subunit — translation MSTQTFDAGVQDYQLTYWTPDYTPLDTDLLACFKVTPQDGVPREEAAAAVAAESSTGTWTTVWTDLLSDMEYYKGRCYRIEDVPGDSTSFYAFIAYPLDLFEEGSVVNVLTSLVGNVFGFKAVRALRLEDIRFPVAFVKTCGGPPAGIQVERDKLNKYGRPMLGCTIKPKLGLSAKNYGRAVYECLRGGLDLTKDDENINSQPFQRWRNRFEFVAEAVDKATEETGERKGHYLNVTAGSVEEMMKRAEFAKELGQPIIMHDFLTAGFTANTTLANWCRENGMLLHIHRAMHAVIDRNPKHGIHFRVLAKCLRLSGGDHLHTGTVVGKLEGDRASTLGFVDLLREDFVPEDRSRGIFFDQDWASMPGVFAVASGGIHVWHMPALVNIFGDDSVLQFGGGTQGHPGGNAAGAAANRVALEACVKARNEGRDLEREGGDILRDAARNSKELAVALETWKEIKFEFDTVDKLDG, via the coding sequence ATGTCTACACAAACTTTTGATGCAGGTGTTCAGGATTACCAATTAACTTATTGGACTCCTGACTATACACCATTGGATACAGATTTATTAGCGTGTTTCAAAGTAACACCACAAGACGGTGTTCCACGTGAAGAAGCAGCTGCTGCGGTAGCTGCAGAAAGTTCAACCGGGACCTGGACAACAGTATGGACAGATCTTCTGTCTGATATGGAGTACTACAAAGGTCGTTGTTACCGAATTGAAGATGTACCTGGTGACTCAACATCATTTTACGCGTTTATCGCATACCCATTAGACCTTTTTGAAGAAGGTTCAGTGGTTAACGTATTAACTTCGTTAGTTGGTAACGTTTTCGGATTTAAAGCAGTACGTGCTTTACGTTTAGAAGATATCCGCTTCCCAGTAGCGTTTGTTAAAACATGTGGTGGTCCGCCAGCTGGTATTCAGGTTGAGCGTGATAAGTTGAATAAGTATGGTCGCCCGATGTTGGGTTGTACTATCAAGCCTAAGCTTGGTCTTTCAGCTAAGAACTATGGTCGTGCAGTATATGAGTGTTTACGTGGTGGTCTAGATTTGACCAAAGATGACGAAAACATCAACTCACAGCCTTTCCAACGCTGGCGTAACCGTTTTGAATTCGTTGCCGAAGCGGTTGATAAAGCAACTGAAGAGACGGGTGAGCGTAAAGGTCACTACTTAAACGTAACCGCTGGTTCAGTTGAAGAGATGATGAAACGTGCTGAGTTCGCTAAAGAACTAGGTCAACCAATCATCATGCATGACTTCTTAACAGCTGGTTTTACTGCTAATACAACACTTGCTAACTGGTGTCGTGAAAACGGAATGTTATTACACATTCACCGTGCAATGCACGCAGTAATTGACCGTAACCCAAAACACGGTATTCACTTCCGCGTATTAGCTAAGTGTTTACGTTTGTCAGGTGGTGATCACCTACATACAGGTACGGTTGTTGGTAAGTTAGAAGGGGATAGAGCTTCTACCCTAGGTTTTGTTGATTTACTTCGCGAAGACTTTGTTCCAGAAGATCGTTCACGCGGTATCTTCTTTGACCAAGATTGGGCTTCGATGCCAGGTGTATTCGCCGTAGCATCAGGTGGTATCCACGTATGGCACATGCCTGCATTGGTTAACATTTTTGGTGATGATTCTGTACTTCAGTTTGGTGGTGGTACGCAAGGTCACCCAGGCGGTAACGCAGCGGGTGCAGCAGCAAACCGTGTGGCTCTAGAAGCGTGTGTTAAAGCTCGTAACGAAGGTCGTGATTTAGAAAGAGAAGGTGGTGACATTCTTCGTGATGCGGCACGTAATAGTAAAGAACTTGCTGTAGCACTTGAAACTTGGAAAGAGATCAAGTTTGAATTCGACACTGTTGATAAATTAGATGGTTAA
- a CDS encoding carbonate dehydratase, with amino-acid sequence MIRKNPTGDMPSVHASAFVDPTAILCGKIIVEENVFIGPYAVIRADETNDVGEMEPIIIGAHSNIQDGVVIHSKAGAEVNIGERTSIAHRSIVHGPCNVGSDVFIGFNSVLFNCCVADQVVVRHNSVIEGCTLPTGLYVPSTTHIDGNSDLSQFSSKSADMQSFSESVVNANHELVGGYKRIQNEL; translated from the coding sequence ATGATTAGAAAAAATCCAACGGGTGATATGCCCTCTGTTCATGCCTCGGCTTTTGTTGATCCAACAGCTATTTTATGTGGAAAAATTATTGTTGAGGAGAATGTTTTTATTGGTCCTTATGCGGTAATTAGGGCCGATGAAACCAATGATGTTGGTGAGATGGAGCCAATTATTATTGGTGCGCACTCTAATATCCAAGACGGGGTGGTGATTCATTCAAAGGCTGGGGCAGAGGTTAATATTGGAGAGCGTACTTCCATTGCACATCGTTCCATTGTTCATGGGCCGTGTAATGTTGGTTCGGATGTATTTATTGGTTTTAACAGCGTATTGTTTAATTGCTGTGTGGCTGATCAAGTGGTAGTAAGACATAATTCGGTGATTGAAGGTTGTACCTTGCCGACGGGATTGTATGTACCTTCAACCACGCATATTGATGGAAACAGCGATTTGTCACAATTTTCGAGTAAAAGTGCAGATATGCAGTCTTTTTCTGAATCGGTCGTAAATGCTAATCACGAGTTAGTGGGTGGTTATAAACGCATTCAAAATGAACTTTGA